From the genome of Diabrotica virgifera virgifera chromosome 8, PGI_DIABVI_V3a:
acaaaattcatgtaaggctcactttccgcccacaccgtacttatgcccatacattttatttctttctattataaccataagatagcttaattattcttctttcatgttcaatttgaaaaattttatttgatcaattagtagttaaagaattacattaaaataacgtGCACTGCGCCgcacgttagtttacagtgcgccaatgtttgtaaGAAGGgcgactttagcgttataaataaaaagttatagaagatacagatttaattttagaaaattctttatataaggttttttttgtaaaattttctgaattatCTAATTGTCAAGtcagtttaaaatttatattttcggagttatttaaaaaacatctaatttcgtagttcatttgtttaataaaaaatgaagcaccgaCTTCTCgaatagaactttttgatatgttgtttattaaacatttcttaataaaattacaaaaagttctatcttgtttgattttttccgaagtgaaaatctatatgcactcccctaattgtaataattgtaaatacgatttatttggaacaatttcagtccCCAccatttttgttgaaaagttaaaaatggcggagatattgagcaaaacaggttctcctttaaaataaagatggcggctaacataagggaggaattcattcgcgattttaaatttaggctactattaactcccctaaagattagaaaaataaaattttgggcagctcggcatgcaaggtcaaatgctatcccaactggtctaatatacttttgagtctgatattactgcatgtaacttttttggtattgtaatataattcaaatccttctaaaagtctattttgggaatggaggaaaatgtaaaaaacggtattttaacgttttctacactatagaatttgatcaaaaacttgttttgaatgaAAATatcttgttataatgccatataatgacatttttaagtcccttctattaaaatattatgtttttcattgatactttaagatagaaaatgcaaatttgtttaaacaccaaatcactgtaaaatcgtataaaataacatttggagaagaaaagaagattttttgaccttaaatatcctATTTTTatgtcccgcagaagctatataccaattttcagacaaatcggagatccaaatttttttgcctgagtgatttgacatggaatgtaccataaatATATGAAGCTGTCACTTTAAAAACGATATATATCCACTGAAATACTTTTGAGAAAAACCACTTTAAATGCAATATATTGTTTGATGGGACAATTATTGTGGCTTGGTACTTACTTATATAATATATGCAACGCCTTCGGGGGTTGGATTAGTGTGATTTTTTTCACAAAATAGTAGAGGCTGGTACCAACTCCATGAAAATGTTTTACAGTTATTTCTGACAAAATGTGGATATAAGTACGTCgttaataaaaacaaatatactAGTACCCTGGCAAAAATACTCTAGAAATtggaaaatgaaaaagattattGAAGATTTCTAAAAAAAGATATCACAATAAATTGGAGCAGAAATTAGCTTTAAGCCAGCACAATATCTTCTTTAATCTGTTATACTCAGATGGACATGTAGGTATCTAAATAAAGTTGGTAAACTATTTTGAGGTATTCAAATTTTGATTATTCGAGTACCATaatactagtcctgtcgccagggggggtacaacggcctcgttaattcagatggacttacccaagtttttttttatgtattttgacccgtagaacacgaattttttgggtaacagttgatccggatgtcgataagattgttatagaccaagaacttgaggaatcaaataacagcgatttttggcaaaacaaaacaatattttgtattttttgggtcattttaagcaaaaaatatttctacaagttttttagtaggatgcacagttttcgagataaacgcggttgaactttcaaaaaatcgaaaaactgcaatttttaaacccgaataacttttgattaaaaaataaaatagcaattctgcttagcgcctttgaaagttcaagtcaaattatgtcggttttgattatttgcattgctaaaaatttattgtgttattgttaaacaaagctacaaacaactagtgcgtgagtgatgtttctatgatttctcatttaaaatcgaacgagtaggtagaataggtactagtgcaatcaagactatttctacgttacatgcgttaaaacgcatgtaaaagcacgggaaaccctacgtgtttatagctttgttaaacaataaaaaaataaatttttaccaatgcaaataattaaaaccgatataatttgacttaaactttcaaatgcggtaagcagacttgctattttattttttaatcaaaagttattcgggttcaaaaattgcaatttttcgatttttttaaagttcaaccgcgtttatctcgaaaactgtgcatcctgcgaaaaaacttgtagaaatattttttacttaaaatggctcaaaaaatacaaaatattgttttgttttgccaaaaatcgccgttatttgattcctcaagttcttggtctataacaatcttatcgacatccggatcaactgttacccaaaaaattcgtgttctacgggtcaaaatacataaaaaaaacttgagtaagttcatctgaattaacgaggccgttgtaccccccctggcgacaggactatactaTTATTTGGCATTATTGGATTGTTCTGGCAACAAATTGCACCTTTAATCTTGTTTCAGGTAACTAGTGTTCATTTATACTAGCCCAGGGGGACTGATAGCTTTATGTGCCATTTGAAAGACAATGGCCACTCattattattagaaataaaaaTCATTCTTGGTGCCGAAAATCTAACTCCAGCACTTTGCTTAGTAGGTCAGTAACTTACAGCTGAACTACAGCTGCCACTTCAGAACCATAAAACATTGATTACTAAACAATAGTAATAAAAAAGcaaaacattttattaattacatttatttctgaagtaaattatattatataaaggTACTATTTAAACTAAGTAACACATGGATGTTTATTTCTTGCCAGTCATAATTCTGTAAATGGCTTCGGCAGACATACCTAAAccaacaactgttaaaaggagagTAAATTGGTAAAGGAGTTTATCTTTAACACCGCCTTTTAAGTGGACTGGTACTCCATCGTCAACCTATAAGAAAAAACAATCATTTAGTTTAACCACAAAATCAATCCCATTTTCATGTAAGCaattacccacataacaatgatgttcgcatcatgttctaagcatatactaccaacattcgtcggagtatattctttttagtatatgtgtagtacaagcatagcatctaccttaaaaaacattctaaatttcatgttgtttgcatatacttcaaagtatattctcgtaccgaatatactaagtatattcgtgtacgtaggatctcggaatattcgtaaaagtttattcttagaatatacctttatcgaatattcttaacacatacttacaagtacattcttaacacatacttataagtagatacttttaaaatatcttaaaaataatttgtatgtataggaagtataatattagccttatagattatcaacttcgttattttttagaatacataattaataaaatttatgtatgtaggtagtattggacgaatttcatttcaaaattgttgtagggtaaaaaagtttaaacattaattgtattaacgtttacatagatactattaaaaattcgttttcataattgaaatgactttaccatttcgagtttatcatgaatcattagtatttttacatccttggaatttgaatttaggtacattcaattcaataggccatttcgcagaatcaaaacgtgccaaactgcacaaccaaagcaaccaaaggctttggcattgccaaccgtcgagtaagctttttccgtcaacttaccttaaaaattcccactttaataaaaaaaaacttccctcctgtttacaaaatctgagaagatatgttgaattattttcaaatattttgattttttcttaatattttacaatttggactggaacaataattcccttttgagttaacttttccctttatcaccttttatattgaaaattcccgcaaaaagggaaatttctgtccgtttggcaacactgaccaccgattttgttattccacaatacattcataattcccccccccccccatcatattctgaccattttacctgaatggatcagggataggaaaaaaccgtaaaatatgaaaaaagaaaacaggcattatttcattatttgtatcatctatggatctatgcagtgttaaggatgaaggtgaatgatgtagtactaggactaaagaacatacataatctgtttattttgtttgcggtgcttcaaaatacatataatctattttgataactcaatattacttaaataggtaagtacatataagtattatataaattttagttacttattatgcatagtttagtttagctaaatattatataatgatttatataaataactaaaatttataaatatgtacttactttttaagtaatattgtagaatgtaggtactaactacattctcatttgcaattaaaatatgtaaatagatatttggtagaaccagtagaacctaagatgagattaggtgatgctgaaaacatacttctaagcaatatagcacttgatagcactttcttagaatattcttaaaaatataatattcttcccatacaaagatgtgcggtagtacgttcttagtatataaatagaaggtttatagcacttccttggaatattctaaaaagtaccttcttggtataaactaaaatgatgtgcggtagtatgttctaagtatacacatagaaggtttatagcacgtccttggaatgttctaaaaagaacattcttggtatatactgaaaagaagtgcggtagtacattctaagtatatacatagaacgtttaagtactgtaatgtagtatatactcagtatctgctctgcacattcgcaatggtaattacgcacattctcagtatatactttttctgaaaagtatgttctatgaatctactaagaacatgaaattgttatgtgggtattgATTGATGTACCATAATCAACAAAGTTTGATACATCTCTTAATAGATTTGTCTATTCAAATATTAAAACCTTGTATTAGTATTACTACTTGCCCTGATTCTCATGTTATTGATGAATATTATTGTTTTTTGTTAATACTTTAATATCAAACCAACTATCCCCACAAAGACACAGACTGTGTACTTTAGATTCCAAACAACAAACACTTATTCAATAACTAATAAGAACACTAAGATATTTTTGTAACAAGTTTGTGGTAATTAATAATGCTAGACACTTAAATGAAAATGGAGATGAaggtgggcaggacacgtcgctagaatgaaagatgataggtggaccaaaaaaatctTAGAGTGGAGACTGAGACCAGATAGATATAACAgggaagaccacccacaagatggactgatgacataaagaggatttgtagtaccaactggattgcagcagcgcaagatagatctgaatggaaattttttgaggaggcctatgttgagcagtggacgactatgggctgatgatgatTCTGCCACTGCTGAGACGATGATAGTAATATAGTGCacttcacgaaaaggatgtcaaaaagcaATGCACAAAAAACAATGTCTGACTAATAATCAGAACACATTTTACAGACATTTAGTTGACCTAATAGTAGGCCACCAAAATTACAAACGAGAAAGTTACACCAGTagcccaggctgtgggtgaaaaaacgtgttataattcaggaatttttgaaacctatcaggtgttgtaaaggacgatgtcaggaataacttctactaaaatgtaaccaaaaattgtGTGCACTATTTTATTTATGacatttttcatttgttaaattttaaatttttaattttgcagcttaggatattcattttagagaaaaacttttaaatagacaGTTATAGTTAATTCaataacctacaatttgagctatggcaagtttcaTTTTGTtcatttgtttattgcaaaacagcctgcaaATGGTCCAAAATGGctgttttttgcaattgcattatttattgtaaaaacatttttttattatttgaggctttaaaatgaagagctttcaattccaaaaataaaaaaaaattgtaaagcccgaTTAGTGAACTTGtagcttagatattataaattgtttatcccaagaggtcaaatgtcgaaggctataactctTTGAAAAAAGGGGAAGTCAGCTATTGAGATATAACGGTTGCACAAAGAGATTGGTCGGCCTGACCATCGGGTACAGTTATTTTATGTAGCTTATGTTTTTcatgttaataaattaattataaatacatatcACATGCTCTTTCCTGATTTATTCTAAGAACACGTGGCAACACTGTCATGTCTTCATTTCATTATATTCATACCTAACTTCTCGACCCCATAACTGATTGTTGTCCCTTTTTCTGTATGTCAATAAGTCTACACACACATCAACCATCAGGCCCCAAGTTATCAGTCACAACAGTTGGGTGATTTAATCGGAATGTGTGTAGAAGTGTAGAAACATCTTGTATGTGTTGCAGGGATATATAGGTTTATTGTCTATTGTGTAATATAGGTATATTCTTTCATTCTTCTAATTTCACTCTTATTTGCAGTTCTATTTATTTACATACATGAACATCTCGTTCAAAATCATTCTTCCTAATGAATTATTGAATTAACACTAAAACACTAAGATACCCACTGAACATTTAGTTTTTGTAAATACCTTTTTATACCAAAAAGTATGTACATACCTGTAATTTCTTTTGAAGTTCCTTTAGCCTGGCGGTCCTAGGTCCTACATCAACGGATGCATTTCTTACAACTTGGTTGTTAATAGCTCTACCAAGAGCAAACAGTTgctgtaaaattttattaatattaaaacttTGTTGAGACTGATGATTACATAAGTGTGACTAGGTTAACTTTAAGTCGATAAATTTTTGAACGTTACATTTTAATATATATCAATAAGTTTAATATATGAATTAGAGTATTACGAAATAACTATTATAAATATTACCCTTGTGTGGttcatttttctattttattaaaTTCGACACCCTTTAGCTCTTAACTGACTGACAGACACAGACAAGATAAATGTGACAAGTGACAATTGAATTGACAATAATGTGATTTATGAAAGGTGTCAAACTTAGGGTATTACTTAGCTTATTTTTAGTGAGCAATTTTTCAAATACCCATTAAAAACACGGACACAAAAATAAGATTCCATAAGATAAAATAAGATAATAAgattccaaatttttaatttttggcaaacTTTGGATTGGTCTATAAATAAATTGTTAACGTTCCGACGGGCGTGCCCTTTAATTCCACATGGCACGCGGGCGCGTGTCTTAAATTTTACGTCTAAAAAGTATAACAACAAAGTGACCacagccattatgatatccaacctccgataggagatttTAAGAACAATAAATAAAGAAGATAAATAGAAGAAACATTATACCTAACTAAATAAGATGCGAGAGGCCACATTTAGCAGAAGAAGTAATGAGTGATTTAACGTCAAAGTCAGTAGTCAGTACTGTCACTGTCAGTTTGTTTATGGAGAGATCAGAGAGATTTGTGAGAAGGGTAAATGgcgttttatatatttttaatgtaaaaatacaaatatttaactttttaGTGAGAATGATAGTTTATTAGAAGTCGCAGTCGTCGTAATACCTTTCACAATAACATTTTGACAGAAAAATGGCAAGCGTAATTGAAATCCCTTTGCGGGATACAGATGAGGTAAACTTGTTAACAATTAGTTAATATCAATTATATTGGAACACTATATTTTTAGGTCATTGAATTATATTCGGACCAACTACCAGACGGAGATGAGGTCCTGGGTATTTTACGACAAGAGAAGACCCAATTGTCAGTTTGGGTCAATCTTGCTGTAAGTATCTTCCATATGTCCCTACATTATTATG
Proteins encoded in this window:
- the LOC114328924 gene encoding cytochrome c oxidase subunit 7A2, mitochondrial — encoded protein: MNHTRQLFALGRAINNQVVRNASVDVGPRTARLKELQKKLQVDDGVPVHLKGGVKDKLLYQFTLLLTVVGLGMSAEAIYRIMTGKK